GAGAGGGCTGGTTTGCCCAGACAGGCAGACATATAGGTGAGTGGGCAGTGAGTGAGGAAGCTGGAAACTTCTTGTGGACTTGGGCACTGGGGAGCCATTGATAGTCTCTGAGCAGGGGAACAGCCACAGAAGGTAAGGACATTCACAGGGGACCTCAAAAGATGTGGCTTCCTTGGGCCTCCCCATCACCCAGtccctgggaggggcagggacagCAGCTGTGGGAGCTCCAAGGAGCATGCCCAAGGCCCCCTGCTCTCACACATGCCTTGGCCGACCTCTGGGTTCACACAGCCTTGTGAATTCACCTGCTTGCCCGCTTGCTTATTGGTTTGCTTGCTTCTTGGggtatattttacacacagtaaaaAGCACCAATTGTAAAAATGCAGTTCAATGAGTTTTGGCAAATGCAGACACCCGTATGACAACCAATCAGaccaaaataaaacatgtttccATTATACCAGAGGGTTCCTGCAAGCCGCTCCTAATCATTTCCCACCCCCAAGagtaaccactgatcttttcCAGAACTTCTTATCATTGGAATCACACAACATACAGCCCGGCCAGATTGTAtgtcactgtggctcacgcctgtaaccccaacactttgggaggctgaggcaggaggatcagttgagccaggagtttgagaccagcctgggttgggcaacatagcaagacccccatatctacaaaaaaataagtaattagcctggcatggtggtgcacacctgcagtcttagctactcaggaagctgaggcaggaggatcgcaggAGCTtggtaggtcaaggctgcagtgagttatgatggtgccactgcactccagcctgggtgacagagtgggaccctgtctctaaaaagaaaaaaaatacagccttttgtgtctagcttctttcagtCAGCATGGTGTCTTCGAGATTTGTCCATGTTGGCATGGGAATCAGTGCCTCACTCCTGTTTATTCAGAGTAATATTTCCTTGCACGGATggaccacagtttatttatccattcaccagctgatggatatttgggttgttttcagtttggggatCTTATGAACAAAGCTGCTGTACACATTTGTAGCAGTCTTTGTATGAACATCTGTTTTCATTCTCTTGGGGAAATACCTAAGAATGGGATTTCTGGCTTGGATGGGGAGTACATGGTGAGTACACGtctaactttataagaaactgcccaactggtttccaaagtggctgtatcattttgcattcccaccagcaacatgTGAGTGTTCtagcttctccacatcctcaccagcactgggTGTTGTCAGTCTTTCTAATTCTAGTCCTGCTGGAGGGTGTGAAGTGGCATCTgactgtggctttaatttgcatttccctgatggctaatgaccTCAAGCATCTTTTGCAACAGCTTTCCTGGAACCTCCACCTGGAGGTTGAGCAGGCCCTGAGACCCAACTTGGCTGAACCCCAGCTCAGGACACTCCTCTTACCACCAGCCCTGCAACCTCCTTCCATGGCTTTCCCAGCCACCCCGTGGCACCCTCATCAGGACAGCTGCCCAAGTCAGAAACCTGAGATTTCAACCTCCTTCTTCCTCACTTCCAATCCATCAGCAACTCCTACCCTTTTCTTCCCAATTATCTCTCGATTCCACAATTTCTTTGCACCCTGCTCTAGTCCAGGTTCTCCTCATCCTCACACAGCGTCTTCCTCCTCCATGCAGCCACCCTGGCTCCTTCCAGCTGCCCCCACCTTGTCTGCTCCCCTAGTGCAAACTCCTGTGCCCATGatgctcccactgcctggaacTTTCTTCCCTCTATCCCTTCCCTCCCAAGTCAATAACTCTGTGTCCTTCAAGTTTCAACCATGATTTTCCTGACCCACGCCCCCCAGCTCTGGCCCTATTGCTCCCAGCATCTCTCCTCTGGGCTCAGGGCCCAGCCATAATCTGATCTTTTCCTGGGTGATTATTTGATCAATCTGTCCCCCTCTAGACCATGAGCCCCAAaggggtctcgaactcctggcctcaagttatccgcccaccttggccttccacagttctgggattacaggcctgtccTACTCACATGGCATCCCAGGGCCtctcacagtgcctggcacattccATAGTAATCGGTGGCTTGGTTGAGTGGCAAAGAGGGATGGGATCTGGGGAAAGAATTTCGGGAGCCCCTGCCAGATCAGCTGCTGGATGAACCACCCCCAGGGTGGCAGCCCCAGCCTGTAAGAGACAAGGGACCTGGAACAAACTGAGCCCATCATCCCCCACCCCCCATTTCCTGTctaccctccttccttccctgctggCAGAGCTGAAGTCAGCACAGTGTGGTTTCCTAACCGTGCAACCTGCTGGAGCAAGTGGTTCAGCTTTCTGAACCTCGGTTTCCCTGGCAAGAAAATGGAACAATCATTGCACCCACATTATGAGGTTGAGtcctaaatgagataatgcagacAAACTGTTTGACAAGGCACTAGGTAtgcagtaagtgctcagtaaaggcCAGTTGCTTGCCCCCGGCCATCCCTCTTAGTCCTAGGCCCCAGCTCTACTGTGTTGTGTTCTCTGCAATGAGAGGGCTGCGCTGTACTCGGTTACCCTCCCAAGGAACAGCGCCTTCCCTCAGCAGCCAGGAGCCACAGAGGGTGACTAATGGGGGACTTCCAGGCCCCAGGGCAGGTCAGCAGGGCTGAGGTTTTGGGGCGTGGGATTCCCCCAGAACCCCGCTGTGATCTCAAGGACAGCGTGACACAGTGGTAAGATCCTGGCTTTCAGGTCTGGGTTCCAATCTCAGATCCTCTTCATGACCTGGGGCAGGTGACTTCACCTagctctcagcctcagtttcatcttctgtaaaatggggagaatactAGAGCCGTCTGTGAGAGCTGTTTGAGGGGATTCACGGGGATATTGCAGCTGTCTGTGTGTTCAGGATGTGTTTGCTGAATGGATGAGTGGGGTGATTCAGGCTGATGGTCCTCAAGGGcatgggaggcccaggcaggaggggagGGCACAGGGGTGTGCAGGAGCCAGACTATATCTGCCCGTGAGAGCTAATCAACAAAATTTTCAGAATTTTGTGTCAGTTGTTTAACAAATTAAATTCTATTATATTAAAAGCCAAGGTCATCAGTACTCAAAACTCACCAATTCCTAATAATTGTACTACATTATTCGATGATCGATGCCCTTGTTACTAACATCTATTGTATCATCAACTATATAATGGTTGGTAGCTCAAAATCGGCTGTGGGAGTATTTACATGGAAGacattggcaaatgctacaaatcaggacTTTTTCCCATTGgaagccagttgttaaacactTAACAGCACGCCACTGGCTTTGGGGCTCCTTCCTGGCTAAATGATCTCCAAGTCTGGCCCAAGGGAAACGCAGGCTTCCACCTGCTCTAAGAGCTGGCGGCGGGCGCCCCCTGGTGGCCGCTTCAAGCACCCGGCTTCGCCCATCCTGAATGAAATCCCACACcttggagagagagaaaactgtAAAGGGAAGGTGGCCCTCTTCCAACGCAAATGGAAATCTGTGGTTACACAGCATCCTCAGGAGCTGTCAGGAAATAGGGGAAAGCTCCCAGGAAGACGAGGTGACAAGATCCCTGGGGAACAACTCAGAGGTCCTTCAGCCTGAGTCCACAGCCCCCTGCTGTGGAGCCTTCAGCTCCCCTTCTCTGATTTTTCTGATCCCTCCCAAAGGGGAGGTAGACTCAGTCTCTCCTGACCCATCAGCCTGCCGACCCCGGGTGTTAACTGACCCAGCCCATGGCAGACACTCCCACCTTCTTCCATCAGCACCCCCAGGACACTTTGAACACACCTGCCTGTGTGTATCAGATTTGATCCTTCTAGAAGTTCAGGGGAGGAGACAGACACTGCATTTCCAATATGTGTGGgccctctccccactcctccccGATGCTGTCCCATGGCCTTTCCCCCTGACGGCTCTTTCCTACCTTTCCCTTGTCTCTTTCCCCCAACCCCTCTCTCCCAAGCCGCAGCCAACCCCTGCCAGACTCAACCTTCTCTGTGAACTCCCCTTTTCCGGGATAAACCCTTGGGGGCAAGGAAAGAAGTCCTTCACTTCCAAAGAGGCCattgaaggtatttttttttctttttccttttcttttctttctttcttttttttttttttttttttttttgcgacagctTTTCACtgctgttgccaaggctggagtgcaatggcatgatcttggctcactgcaacttctacctcccaggctcaagtgattctcccacttcagcctcctgagtagctgggactacaggcgcacatcactgcacctggctaatttttgtattttttgtagagacggggtttcaccatgttgcccaggctgatctcaaattcctgagctcaagccgtcctcctgcctcggcctcccaaagtgctgggattacaggcgtgaaccaccacacccagccggaggtatttttcaagaagaaaaataaagactatcCCCTGAGATGACTTTTATTCCTCTCCTAGAAGGTAGAACAGAGTCTGTTTAAGCGGcagcttctttctctctctatggaAATGACTGGAAGGTATTTGGGAGCAGAAGACCAAGAACTCTCCAAATCCTGGTTTTCTAATCtgactgaaactgcctttgcaaaaattataactgaggaaattatgacagtgaaagagaccAGACCGAacagactccatcttgcttctagcctttAAGCggtccttgttcattccttccCCAAAgttaggctgaactaactttgggaaatAATTCAGTTCATgttttgactctgaaacaaaattaataatatcCCTTCCCCCCgaaaagacccccttcttgcctggggaccgatctgcctttgcaggactaacaaattagctacaagtttcaaaattatggtttaggggtcatgcagcctctggctccaagagtctaagcctccccaaattgctcctgtgGATAACATCagtattgtaaaacctaagatcactacgtgagatattttgcagaccctgcactggatGGATCAGTTGACACCACCTAGGCTGGTAttctggctcaaccagttctgccatcGCAGCCAGGAACAGAAGACATGAAGAAAACCTCACTGCGACCCCCTATGACTctatctccaacctgaccaatcagcactccccacttcccaagtaCCTTACCCGCCAAATTGTcgttaaaaactctgatccccttctcctgtacagcctgctctgcatgaattactctgtCTCCCTTGCAATTCCcgtcttgataaatcggctctgtctaggcagcaggcaaggtgaatcCACTGGGCGGTGACCTGACCCTCACAAGGTAGTGTGAGTTTTGAATGGGATAATGCAAGTGTTGCTTAAATAGCAGGGCCAACCTGGTTTACTGGGGCTGAGTTTCACGGAATatgggactttcagtgctaaaatcaAGAAAGTTCCGGGCAAACTGGGACGACTGGCCACCCTATGCTTAAAATCAGGCGTCAGCAAACTGACGGAGCTGAAATGAGCCTGCCGCccgtttgtaaataaagttttattagaacacaaccATGCGCATTCATTTATGGACATATTGTCAGTGGCTGCTTTGGTACTACAAGGACAGAGTTGAGTTGTTGCAACAGAGGCTATGGTGTTGCAACAGCTAAAGCCTACAATATTCACTGTCTGgtcctttaagaaaaagtttgtcaGCTTGAACTTTTCCATTTGACAGCAAATCAGTGCTTCTATGAGTTGTACAAAAGGTTGCAGGCTGCATCTAGGATCACCAATAAGCTACTGGCTGTTAATGAGAGACAGGGCCTGAGTGAAAAGGAGAGGTCAGGGTGAGCTTCTGGAGAGTGGGAAAGATCCCGTGCTTGGCCAAGCTTTAATCAGTCAGGCCCCTGAGTCCTCTCCTAAGCCCATCTGTGCACTTCCTTTTAAAATCCAgttctgggccgggcgtggtggctcacacctgtaatcccagcactttgggaggccgaggcgggtgaatcacctgaggtcgggagttcgagaccagcctgaccaacatagagaaacaccatctctactaaaaatacaaaattagctgggcgtggtggtgcatgcctgtaatcccagctactcaggaggctgaggcaggagaatagcttgaactcaggaggcggaggttgcggtgagccagatcgcgccattgcactccagcctgggcaacaagagcaaaactccatctcaaaataaataaataaataaaatccagttCTAACAAGAACTCTGCTAAGTCAGCTTAGCAACAACCCTCCCCCCACCACTCCATATCTGATCACCTCCCATATCTGATCACCTCCTATATCTGATCACGTTCCTCATCTGCCACCATCCCCCCGGTGATGTCTGAGCACCCTGGCCTGCCTCCAGTATGAATCCTGTTAGGTCAGTGTAGAAAATGACTGAGAACCCATCCCCAGTAGTCAGTTTAGCCAGAATTCCCCTtcccctgatgtttcctcttggTAATTTTCCAGCTGCAGATATCCAACCCTGTTCCCTGGCTATCAGTTCCCACTTGCCCCTGCTGTACTCATAGTTGAGCCCAAATGCCCCCACTGCAAAATCCCATAGCTGCAGTCCCTGCAGTGATCGAGAGAGTCCCACTCCCCTTGAACAAAGTCTTCCTTACCATGCTTTAACAAGGGtcattgaatcttttttttttttttgagacggagtcttactctgtcatccaggctggagtgcagtagcgtgatctcagctcactgcaacccccctccgcctcccgggttcaagcaattctcctgcctcagcctccccagtagctgggactacaggcatgtgccaccacacctgactaatttttgtatttttagtagagacagggtttcaccatgttggccaggctagtcttgaactcctgacctcaggtgatgtacctgccttggcctcccaaagtgctgggattacaggcatgagccaccgctcccagtcccattttttttttctttaacaggaGGATAGATTGATGTTtagagggatattggtctgaggTTTGGGGGGGACCAAACTCTGTGGGCCAAAACTGGGTAATGGAGGAAGTGGAATAAAGTGGTCACTGGTGGGGAAGGGGCAGCCCTCCCTTTGGCCCCCCATAGCCTGAACTTTTCCTGGTCACCCAAGGATGTACAAGACCCCCTGTTGTCCAAGAGGCAAAACTGAAGTCAACCTAACAGCCCATGAAAGAGGCTTCCTGGGGGgccaggggctgagggcagaCAGCTGaggaccagcccccatcctgcaCTGAGGGATGGAGAATTCCGGGAAGGCTGCCTGAAGGAGACAGCCTTGAAACCTTGAAGGATTCCGCTATCGTTTGTCCATCACACATTTATTGCCTGCACTGGACCTGCAGTTGGGATActgcagtgaacaagacagagcCCACCCTGGAAAGTGGCCACAGGGGAAGGCAAGAGACGATGGCTGGGGGTCACTTGTCACTAGATGGAAGCTCCTTGGTCCACACAGTCCCAAAGAAAGGTCTGCCCTTGGGCCCACGAAACCCATCCCAGCCCTCACAGGCTGAACCTCACCCTGGGTTTTTCCAGAGAGTTGCCCAAGAAGACCCAAGCTGCCCCAAGTCAGAGGAGCAGCAGGAAACAGCCTCAGAAGTCCGTCACTCTTCAGTACTCCTCCCTTAGAATGTCCACTTCCTGTTTGGTGACCATGGCAACCAGAAGACAATGGCAGTGCAGTGCGTGTGGGATGGGGGAACTCCATCTTCCTTGGGTACATGGGGAGGAGACTCCAGTGACCAGGAGAAGCAGGGAGAGCCATGGGAGATGTTAGAGGGACCCAGAGAAGATGGGGGACAGGAAAAAGGAGAGAATCTGTCTCAAGTAAATGGCCTCCTGCCTTGGACCTCAGCTGAAATGTGGCTGGGATGTGGCTGGGCTTTATCCGCGGAGGGAGGAAAGAGGTGGCTCCACTTGCCCGTCTGCTTGGCCCCAGGCTGCTCTTGTCCTGTTTGGGTGGCCAGAGTTCCTTCCCTGAAGATCCCCATCCCCAGGGGTCTCCGAGGAAGCCCAGAGCTGTGGAATGGGGTCTGGGCACTCAGGGGTGGCCCAGGAGAGACCGTGGAGGTGGGGTCTTGCCAAAACAGATGGCAGAGTGAGCTAAGGGAGGAAGCTGTGCAGGGTGAGGTCATCCCCCTCACGGTCCTCCCTGGGCTCTGGCGTCAGGCCCTGGCTCTTGGCCTTGGACAGGCCCCCATTGGCTGTGGCGGAGGGCCCCTCACCCCCATCAGGCAACAGGGATGAGATGCAGACCATCTCGGTGGGGGAGTAATTACGCACGGGGTACATGTGGCCCttgcgggagaggcggaccgccaGCACCACAGTGCACACGAAGAAGATAGTGGCCACCAGCGCCAAGATTAGGATGGCCAGCAGGCACTGCTTCACAGAGATGTGGTCTGGGGCTCCCACTGGGTAGTTGACGGACAAATTGCTGGCTGCCATGGGAATGCCCTTGTGAGTAACAGAGGACACAgaaaagggtatgaacagacctCTTTTGGTAGTAGGTTCCATGGACAGGGCCTCTGTGGCACTGGGTTCTGTGGATAGGGCCTCCATGGCTGCCAGTGGAGTGGTCTGTGCCTCCGTGGCTGGGGGTTGAGTGGTCTGTGCCTCTGTGGTTGCCAGAGGAGTGGTCTGTGCCTCCGTGGCTTCTGATGCAGTGGTCTGTGCCTCCATGGCTGTGGTTTGAGTGGTCTGTGCCTCCACGGCTGCTGGTGGAGTGGTCTGTGCCTCCATGGCTGCTGGTGCAGTGGTCTGTGCCTCCATGGCTGTGGGTTGAGGGGTCTGTGCTTCCGTGGCTGCTGGTGGAGTGGTATGTGCCTCTGTGGCTGCCAGTGGAGTGGTCTGTGCCTCCATGGCCGTCAGTCGAGTTGTCTGTGCCTCTGTGGCTGCCAGTGGAGTG
The Gorilla gorilla gorilla isolate KB3781 chromosome 10, NHGRI_mGorGor1-v2.1_pri, whole genome shotgun sequence genome window above contains:
- the SELPLG gene encoding P-selectin glycoprotein ligand 1 — translated: MPLQLLLLILLGPGSSLQLWDSWADEAEKALGPLLARDRRQATEYEYLDYDFLPETEPPEILRNSTDTTPLTGPGTPESTTVEPAARHSTGLDAGGAVTELTTELANMGNLSTDSAAMEIQTTQPAAMEAQTTQPVPTEAQTTPLAATEAQTTRLTAMEAQTTPLAATEAHTTPPAATEAQTPQPTAMEAQTTAPAAMEAQTTPPAAVEAQTTQTTAMEAQTTASEATEAQTTPLATTEAQTTQPPATEAQTTPLAAMEALSTEPSATEALSMEPTTKRGLFIPFSVSSVTHKGIPMAASNLSVNYPVGAPDHISVKQCLLAILILALVATIFFVCTVVLAVRLSRKGHMYPVRNYSPTEMVCISSLLPDGGEGPSATANGGLSKAKSQGLTPEPREDREGDDLTLHSFLP